A region of Triticum urartu cultivar G1812 unplaced genomic scaffold, Tu2.1 TuUngrouped_contig_5804, whole genome shotgun sequence DNA encodes the following proteins:
- the LOC125529735 gene encoding cycloartenol-C-24-methyltransferase 1: protein MSKSGALDLASGLGGKIDKEQVKSAVDEYEKYHGYYGGKEESRKSNYTDMVNKYYDLATSFYEYGWGESFHFAHRWNGESLRESIKRHEHFLALQLELKPGMKVLDVGCGIGGPLREIARFSSTSVTGLNNNDYQITRGKALNRSVGLGATCDFVKADFMKMPFSDNTFDAVYAIEATCHAPDPVDCYKEIYRVLKPGQCFAVYEWCITDHYDPNNATHKRIKDEIELGNGLPDIRSTRQCLQAVKDAGFEVIWDKDLAEDSPLPWYLPLDPSRFSLSSFRLTTVGRIITRNMVKVLEYVGLAPEGSQRVSSFLEKAAEGLVEGGKKEIFTPMYFFVVRKPLSE, encoded by the exons atgtccAAGTCTGGAGCCCTGGATCTCGCGTCGGGCCTTGGCGGGAAGATCGACAAGGAACAAGTCAAATCGGCGGTCGACGA GTATGAGAAATATCATGGATACTACGGAGGGAAGGAGGAATCGAGGAAATCCAACTACACCGATATG GTTAATAAATATTATGATCTTGCTACTAGCTTCTATGAGTATGGCTGGGGTGAATCCTTCCACTTTGCTCACAG GTGGAATGGGGAATCTTTAAGGGAAAGCATCAAAAGGCACGAGCACTTTCTGGCTTTACAGCTTGAGTTGAAACCAGGGATGAAG GTTTTGGATGTCGGCTGTGGAATAGGCGGGCCATTAAGAGAAATTGCGAGATTTAG CTCCACCTCAGTTACTGGATTGAACAACAACGACTACCAGATAACTAGGGGAAAG GCGCTTAATCGGTCGGTAGGACTTGGCGCTACTTGTGATTTTGTCAAG GCAGACTTCATGAAGATGCCATTCTCTGATAACACTTTCGATGCTGTTTATGCCATTGAGGCAACATGCCACGCACCTGATCCG GTTGACTGCTACAAGGAGATCTACCGTGTATTAAAACCCGGGCAGTGTTTTGCTGTATATGAGTGGTGCATTACCGATCACTATGATCCAAACAATGCAACCCACAAGAGGATTAAGGATGAAATTGAGCTTGGGAATGGCCTGCCAGATATCAGAAGTACTCGGCAATGTCTTCAAGCTGTTAAAGATGCTGGGTTTGAG GTTATTTGGGACAAGGATCTTGCTGAAGATTCTCCATTGCCTTGGTACTTGCCCTTGGACCCAAGTCGGTTTTCTTTGAGTAGTTTCCGGTTGACTACCGTGGGACGAATAATTACTCGCAATATG GTCAAGGTATTGGAATATGTTGGTCTGGCTCCGGAAGGCAGCCAGAGGGTCTCTAGTTTCTTAGAGAAGGCCGCGGAAGGTCTTGTCGAAGGTGGCAA GAAGGAAATCTTCACCCCGATGTACTTCTTTGTGGTTCGGAAGCCTCTTTCAGAATGA